CAAGGCTTGTGGAAAATCCTTCAATTGGCACATTATAtggcaaaaaacaaaataaacaatgAGGTCACAAAATTTAGCTTTGAGTCTAGTAGCCTATATTAATTAAATATCTCCTTGAAACACACTCATACTTTATCAGTCCTCAAGTTAAGATGCGGCCTCATGACACATGCAAGCTCCTCAGTTTTTGCTGTACATTAACACACATTCTGACAAAGGTGTGGAGAGGCCCATTTGAGGAAAGCTTAGACCATCTCAATGAATTTTTGATAATTCCTTTCTTTTGGGAGAAAGAACCATCAACAACCTTCTCACATTTTACCCCACTTGCATCTGATTGTCAACTGAATGTCTTTAGGAGGCATTTAACAATTGGGAAGAGACAAGTGCTCGAGTCTATCTCAACTTcattctttctttgtaattacacttaTTTCCTCCAGAGGACAAGTAAACACAATGCAGGAAGTAGACGATAATGAAAGCATGAAGACATAGTCTTCAACTTTAATTGGTGGAAGTAGCAAAATAAATTAACAAGGCCAGAtgagaaagcaggaagtgggaTTCTATCCTTTTGTCAAATCTTACAGTACTTACTTCATTATGTTCAtgtcaattgaaaaaaaaaacaccctacTTATTTCCCCCTTCCAGCCCTGTAGTTCATGGCTCTTCAAGGGCAAAGTACTTCCTAAATGAAGTGACGGTTTCTCCCACTTTCACCAGTTCAAGCAGGATGGAAAAAAAAACCCTCCAGTCTAATTCTTCTATCAATTGCAAAGGCCCATGACTTGAAGAGACTTGCTAAAAGCAGCAACGGAACTCTGGATGTGCAGAACAGAGATCGGTAAAGACACAACAGATAAGATATCAAGCCACTTAAGCACTCGGAAAAGCAGAAGCCAGGTGCTGATAAAGCCATGGACAGTAATGAGAAAAGAATCCAGCCtaattacaaaaaataaatacTGGGATCTTAGTGAGATCAGAATTTGATACTTGACTTGAAGCCAAGAAGAACAACAATGCTGAAAGTATTGAACCTCGCAGGTTTTGACCAAGTAACAAATAAAATAACCTTGTCAAAGGTAACAAAAAATGGTAAATTCAGGGATAATACTTAACCAGTTAGAAAGCATGCCAATAATCACAAAGCTAAAAATGCATTCAGATAAGCAAAGCAAGAGGTTGTTTGCACAAAACTTCCACTCTTGCTTTGATCTTGTGTGTACCCAAGAGCCCCAAGGCAAACTACTCCACTATTGATACTTTCAAAGTTAAAACACAATGTTCAGTGGAGATGAATCAGAAAGAGATAGAACACATTTTTACTTTAGGAGCAGGAATTCAACTGGAAATAAGTTTCACTAAGTTTCATGGGATAGCTCATCAGCTGTAGAATGAATTTTCACAGCATCATCTTTACCACGGAGTATGAAAGGTTCCACGGTCAGCTGCACATGTGGGCAGCAAATCACCTCCTTTTTGCTTAATAATACTATTAAGAATGGAATATTACTGGACCACAAATGCCAATCTCAGTCAAGAAAACCAGAAGTAATTTTCTACAGGATCTTCAACCAAGTAGCAACACTGTACTTAGAAGTCTGTAGGTACTTTAATATTCATCCACTACTGAAATTCAAAAGCAAAAAATCATTTCAGGGTTATTTCTTCTCAAAAACATATGCAATAAGATAATTTTTAAAAGCATTGTTACAAAAGCAACTCAGTGCAATAGGCATGTGTGCTTTAGCCCAATACAGGCTGAAGCATATCCCCACATAAATTAGAATTCATCATATTCAATATTCATGTATTATGTACTGACCATCTATGTTAGCTTACTTGAAAACTATAATAAATGATCATTAAAAGACAAAGTTATATTTTCCTAAAACATCACTTTCCTTCTTATACAAAAAATTCCTTTCAAGCAAGGTACCGAGAACTAGGAAAATAGATCCACTTTTGATTgtggcagttttttttttggtgaAATTATAAAAATTCTTATGCATTGGAAAGGCACATTTGCTCTGTATTAAAAGACCATTCAATGGCAAAATCTTCAGTTGCAGTGGTCAGCCACACAGCTTCTGATGGCCTTTTAACTTGGCCACAAATAATTGTGGAAGGTTTAGTCataatataaataataaaataatttgtTGCAGCATTAACCTGCTTTTGTGCTGTTATTTGCTTCCCCAAACTCTATCAGAGGAGAATTCTACATTACAAGACAATGAATAAAAAGAAAGGAGTTGCACAGGCAGTTCATCCATATCTAAACTTCATTATAATTGCATTTATAACACATGCATTTGGAGAAGGAACAGTAAAGATACTTCCCGTTGATGGGTGCTCACAACTAGTTGAATAGACTAATGAAATTTAGCACGAGTAACATGATTACCAGCAGAAATTATAGATTTGCATTAAAGTGTTGAAGTGCAATTCACTGAATACATCACCTGGCAGCTGCAGCAAAATTCTAATTATTCAGTGTTGGCCAAATGAAATGCCTCATTTACCTTTAAGGAGGATTACCGTGACTGCCATTTTCAGTGCAACTACCTGCATAGAGGCAGCAAGTTAAATGTTTATACAGAGACATCTGCAGAACGGTCCCTGGCACAAGAAAGTCACCATGGACCATGCAGAGAGCATATTCCATGGAATTGGGAGCCTCAGTACAGCAACACCAATTCCATTCAGCTCTCTTAAAAAAGACTTGGCTGAGTCATATGTTTTAAATATGGTTAGCAACGATAAGGTGGCTGTTGTGAGTTTGCAAAATGGAAATCCAAATAATAGACGAATACCTTTGATTGCAGGGATGGGAACAGCAAATAAACAACAAGACCATTTTCAGCAAAGATAAAGAATGTATAAGAAAATACAAAACGTGCTCTACCACACCACCCACACTGATAAAAATTAAGCATCTGCAATTAAcacaaggatttttttttttaaacagatcgTTCAGGGAATTAAAAGGTAGTCTGCAGGATTTATCCTATTTTTGTCTTTCTCTGGATGTAGGTTTTATAGTAAAAGTTGGTGAATAGAATAATAATAGTGACGATGTAGATGAAGACGAAAAGGTTAAACCCATCTGGGAAATCGCAGTCTGTGAAGAGATTATAGGCAGTGTGCACGGCGATACCATAAAACTGGAGCTAAAAAACAAAATGGAACATGTCATTTATACGGAATTAAATTTAAACCGTTAACTTACTTTTCCTTGGTAATAATGTAAAACAGGCATTTTGGGTAACTGTTAATAGTAAAGAGAAACTTAATCTGATTAGAAGCATTCCAGCAGCTCCCTTTTTCTCATAAACAGAACTCAGCAGAAGCTATACAACACTAACAGTTTGGTTCTTCTTCCCATGTTTCATCCATTACCAAATGTTGTTATGTTCCATTTCATGCTGAACAGCAGGGACATCTACCCCTGAATACTTCTCTTACAGCCCAtccaatacaggcagtccctgggttacgaaccagttccattcctgagtccatctttaagtcagatttgtacgcaagtcggaacaagtacatccagtattatttagcatcagtcaaatgtttgtcttagtatatagtatatatattacctttctatgcatataaaacacttaagaaacatacgtattccaataattaaaccactgtgttgcttagtaataattgtagctttcatcgaggcagggcctttcacatgctctactattctcactttatcctttaaaatttttctgatcattgaccgactgtagcctaatgctcttccaatgaccgatgacgtttcacctctttccaaacgctttattattcccactttattttcaatcgcgatcacttcctgtcaatggaacagaaatacTGCCGGTGGCAGGTCCTGACCTCCGCCGGCTCTCgaagtccgctgggtcctaaggaccaccgcactgagacaggttaaatgggacaagtgggggctgtgctgggtctgggtatttgatcctccacaatattccacgtgggaatctaaactggaggtggcagtggtttttttttaaggaggtcgagttgcaagcttgatatcaacccggcacagatggtacaggagtcactggattgacatcaacccagcatgggagtggtctgtcactggatcaaactcgggaacctccgttctccagcccgatgctgatctcactgtgccatcaGCCGACCAGAACGGAGGGGGGGAGTCAGGGTGAaacttgctaagaaaaatttaagccaaacacaaagttacacactcaacgcagtgtcaacagcaacaacttaaaatggcagatggtgttctccttcctcggtttgtaagtacgtgttgtccgtaagtcagacattcgtaactcggggactacctgtatattaGTCCAACTTTGAGATTCCAGAGCATGCAGAGCTCCACAAAATGttattttcacctttcatctcAACTTCATTACAGATATACAACTCCACCCTTAACACATTACAAATCACCCTGaataagggtcttggcccaaaatattgactgtttattcccctctatagatgctgcctgacctgctgaattcttagagcactgtgtatgttattcaagacttccagcatttgTCGAATTTCATGTGTTTATAAAGATTCCTTTTCCTTTAGCATGGGTGTGCGCTGCAGATCTGGCCGTAATTGTCAGCACTGTCTTGAAAGGGAAGGCAGCAACATCAGTACTGAAGTGAAGACCCAAACCCAAGCCCAGCAGAGATCAGAAATGCACACCTGCAGCTAATTATGCAAGGTGCAATGaatttctgagatacccaaataGAAGAACAAGTATATCCCAAAGAGAAGATCATGAGTTGATCCAGGTATATTAAATCTCACTTTTATGTCCAACTCAAGATTTTTtggtgttcctccaccattttgaaaCCTACATAATGAATGACTAAATTACCAACATACCAGCTGAAGCATTGTGAGATAACGCTTCCACCACAGGTACTTGCGCATGTGTGGCCCCATAGCAGCAATTCCATAGTACAGGTACATCACAATGTGTACAAAGGAATTCAACAAACCAATGAAGAAGGCTGAAGAAGACAAAGAACATAGATTAAAAACTATTAGTTACATATTCTACATAATAGGAACTAAGTCTAGTTATGTGTAAAGAATTACTGATTTCACTCACTATTCTAATTGTTTCAAAAGATGAAACAAAGATGACAAGCCAAACAGCTGCATTGGtttcccacatttcaaaggtaTGCACGTTACATTGCCACTGTAAGTTGCCCTAGTATGAATGCTGAGTGATAGAGTTGGAGGAATTGAtgagtcagtccggatcggaagcagcatttctaacaccatcacactgagcacaggggccccccaggtctgtgtgctcagtccagtgctgttcactctgctgacccacgactgtgctgcaacacacagctcgaacgatatcatcaagttcgccgatgacacgactgtggtgggtctcatcagcaagaacaatgagtcagcttacagagaggaggtgcagcagctaacaacctgtctctgagtgtgaacAAAACGAAAGAGATGGGTGTtgtcttcaggagggcacagagtgaccactccctgctgaacattgatagctcctcagtagagaacgttaagagcactaaatttcttggtgttcacctggcggagaacctcacctggtccctcaacaccagctccatagccaagaaagcccagtagcatctctactttttgcgaaggctgagggaagtccatctcccaccccctatcctcaaccacattctacagggattgtattgagagcatcctgagcagctgtatcactgcctggttcagaaattgcaccatctcgaatcgcaagaccctgcagcggatagtgaggtcagctgagaagatcattggggtctctcttccccacaCTACGGCCATTTAcaatacacgctgcatccgcagagcgaacagcattatgaaggaccccacgcgcctctcatacaaactcttctccctcctgccatctgggaaaaggcaccgaagcatttgggctttcACGAcaatatgtaacagtttcttcccccaagccatcagactcctcaatacccagagcctggaatgACACTTTActaccctattgtcttgtttattatttattgtaatgcctgcactgttttgtgcactttatgcagtcctatgtaggtctgtagtctagtgtagctttttatctgtgttttttttttaagtagttcagtctagtttttgtactgtgttatgtaacaccatggtcctgaaaaaacattctcatttttactatgtacagtaccagcagttatggttgaaatgacaataaaagtaacctgacttgacttgagaatATGGGGAAAATAAACATGAAATCAATCAGGGATTAATGTAAAAGGGTAGTAGATGGTTGGAACAGACTCACTGGGCCAAAATGCCATTTTTCTGAGCTACATGTCATTGTTACTCCATGATCTCACACAGAACCTTGCATATTGCATATCTATCTTAAAAAGCCAGCACAGGACAATGGGCAAATGGCCCTTTCTGGACTGCAACTTTCCACTTTTCCAAAGAGTTGATCAAAATAATGAGACACCAGTTCCACATAGTGGGTGATGTAATATACAGGCATTTTTAAAGCACCAACAATTTGATCACAATTTTACAGACTAGAATATTACCTCCCTTAAAGCAAACCAAAATAGTTTACTTACCAATCGTCTAATTGATGAACTGCAAGCTGCCAGCTAAGATTTGACATTACATATCAATGATTGATTATTTCACACAAAGTTTGCATTTTTTTCCACTATCTGAACACTTACACTGTCCCCCTGGTACATATTTCACTCCTGCCCACCAATTGAAAATCATTGTGCCGTGGTGATAAACATGAAGAAATGTGACTTGATTGTGCTTTTTCCTCAGAATAAAAAATACCTGCCAAAGCAAAACAAGATGAAGTTACCAGACAGgaacaaaaaacaaaaatcacGATTTACATGTACTACATGGAAATCTTATCAAATtaaataaaaaacagaaatatgtcTCCGTGACCAAGACTATGTGAATCTTGTCTCTTGTAATCTGGCAGTAATCAAAAAGGCTGAGAATGCTGAGCAGGAGACTACTTTATAAAATTTGTACTGTTCACTTTCATCTTAATTGAAATAAAGCTCTGTTCTGGTGCATATATCAGTTTGGTTAATCTCTAGTTATGATGTTCATTATATCTGacatacacaaaatacaataCTCTAATTATCTCGATATCAGCAGACTTGTCTATGACTGAGTGCCACGAAGAATACTGGCCCAGATGAAAGTGCAAAATCTCTGATATTAGTACCAATTTTCATTTGAATCCCATTTTGAAGCCATGAAAATTATGTTTCTCACTAGGAGATTAAATTTCTAATAGGATTACATCTAGACTCATCTTGTGTGCgattccatggaaatgaacatcAAAATAACTTAGCAGCAAAGCCACTGAAAACCATGCTTGCAACACTCTTAATTCTATGGATAAGCCGACGCAGAAAGATGAATTTGAGTAACATGATGTTAGACTCTAGAAAGTGAGCATGCCAACACGTATTGAGATGCTTCAATTTTTATAAGGATCCCCATAAAAAGCCACTAAGTAGAAAGCTACTCATTTGTTTTCCTGCTCAATAGCCAAGGGTCATAGTTCAAATACTAATTCACCACTATCTATTCTAACTAATTGATACTAACTTGACTTATTAATGTAATCCCAAATTGGCAATTATCCAAGCCATATTCAATGTACATGATACTCATCTGGAGTTTCAATGTTTCATTTTTTTGATTTCAACAAAAGttagaaataaaataatttattttttggAGCATAATCAACAACTATACTGAAATGATCACCCTCTATTCCACATCAAAGGGATACTAAAACCTGTATTAATACAGTAGCTCATCATTTCCTTCAGCAATATCTCAGTAGAATCATGTAATTGAAAGATTATCATTGCACACAATCTCCACAAACATTAATCAGTTCATTGACTGGCTCATCAAACTCTTATGGTATTCTTTTAAGGAAGAATATTGACCAGGATACAGAGAATTTCTGTTGTTTCTATTTATTTCCAATCCATCAAAGAAATGGGGATGGACTTTACCTCTCAGTGGCACATTAGcttataaaatgaaaataaaacttcCGGAATTTTCTGACTTGCAAACTAGAATTTACCAAACAGATCTAAGTCAAAAGTTAGTCGGTGCTGGTCAGAGATGAAAGCTAAAAATAGTCCCTTCTCTGATGCATTGAAAAGGAGATTTATTCCAGGATTGCAATGTTACTATTCTAATGAACAATATTCAAATCTTCATCATACATTTAAGAACACAAATTTGCACATGACTTCAATTTCACTTCCTACTACATCAGACTTGCAAGCACTATCACTTAAAGTTTAGGAAGTTATTTCCCAAAAAAAAGTTAACACTAAAGAAGCTCATTgaaaacaattgatttattttttgctGAAAAACTCATACCCAGATAGAGTCAATGTTGCCCTTACAATCCTCCAACACTACTAACATAATTGAAATTACCTTCTAAAATAAAGGTATTTACTTACTGTATCCATCAGCTCAATAACTTTGGAGAAGAAAAACCACCAGCACACTTTTGCCATCTATTAGGAGAGAGAATAAAAAAAGCTACAGactttaaaacaaaaacaaattgcaaGCATCTTCACTGGCATTGCTGGAAAACAAAATGTTGATGCGGAGTCCAATAATTCTGATGGAACTCCCTAAAACATTGATTTATCACCAGATTGATTGCATTTGCAAAATACATTGTAATTTCTACTTCAGAGCTTAGTGCAATTTTATTAGTAACATTAAGCTTCATTCACAACTGTTCTGCTTAGTTGCATACATTGTCCAACATAATTTAATTTCAATCTTCCTTCTTAATTTGATTTTAAAaccaaaaaaattacaaaatcccTACAGTAGGTTATTTAGCTTCCAAACCAAACAACCTTCTAAATCATCAGTATGCCAACAATACACTCTTCTTCATCTGGTGGGATTTCCAACGATAAGCCTCCAACAAATTTGGGATATCTGGGATACATGCTGACATTTCTGCAAAATCTAATCTAACATAATCAATTTTGAAATTCCAGTAAAACTGGAAGGTTCAGTGGATTCTTCATAAGAAACATAACTGAAAAAAACATAAGAgattggagcaggagtaggccatctggccttgTCGAACCTactccaccatttaataagatcgTGCCTGATCTGGTCGTGGACTCAGTtccacctacctgctttttcTGCAAAACACTTCATTGCCATGTTTTGCAAATATCTGTGCTTTAAATGTATTCATTGCCGTAGCATCTACTGCTTCCTAGGCAGAgatctccacagattcactactctctgggaaaagtagtttctcctcatttccatcctaaatctcttcgtcttcttcggctgtccatcaagttcaatgttgactgtgctgggagtttagtctctgcaggcacGTTTATGGGCCACAAGACCAGCATTGGATCGGCACTGTCTCCCACATCAGTTGCATTTGTGATTTCACTGGTATAGCACTGAATGTCTGCGTT
The nucleotide sequence above comes from Hypanus sabinus isolate sHypSab1 chromosome 11, sHypSab1.hap1, whole genome shotgun sequence. Encoded proteins:
- the elovl8b gene encoding ELOVL fatty acid elongase 8b produces the protein MASTWEKMRDFYDWAVENGDKRTDPWFLVYSPIPVFVTFIIYLLICKYGPKYMLNREPFNLKYLLIVYNFALVVISAYIFWEFLVTSIRANYSYLCEPVDYSNSELGLRMAKVCWWFFFSKVIELMDTVFFILRKKHNQVTFLHVYHHGTMIFNWWAGVKYVPGGQSFFIGLLNSFVHIVMYLYYGIAAMGPHMRKYLWWKRYLTMLQLLQFYGIAVHTAYNLFTDCDFPDGFNLFVFIYIVTIIILFTNFYYKTYIQRKTKIG